AAAACTTTGCTATTATTGATGAACTGGAGCTCTCCTTTCCCGGTGGTATGATCGTTCTTACGGGAGAAACAGGCGCCGGAAAATCGATCATTATTCAGGCTGTTAATCTCATCCTTGGCGACAGGGCTGCGTCCAACCTTATCAGGAGCGGT
The nucleotide sequence above comes from Deltaproteobacteria bacterium. Encoded proteins:
- a CDS encoding AAA family ATPase, which translates into the protein MLTQLRIKNFAIIDELELSFPGGMIVLTGETGAGKSIIIQAVNLILGDRAASNLIRSG